Proteins from a single region of Vigna radiata var. radiata cultivar VC1973A unplaced genomic scaffold, Vradiata_ver6 scaffold_292, whole genome shotgun sequence:
- the LOC106778988 gene encoding uncharacterized protein LOC106778988, protein MKGGPSKTDPSNPSSFGSPVTAAAPEVVLLPPTGTIESLSLFQDVPVSEWRTLFIRFLYVGTGELYNWRLRVSMNSSTIIEMNSLLKESHVERIRMTLFHWKSEYVANMPCAVLDDLDSLCLYDWASCVHNHLVQSLNNSKNKIMSARMKKSLNLSGNVAVLQLHLDWYVSRTDRHNDELRIALGMDDIGLSKGEESKGEASRIEESDDESTDTATWLQDAVAILKKTNSEIASLHGHISRLTKELMDLREFPMQNEEATFGDPGEGVGGGDEDVGFGDDDHPLGDEEPAAGDEEAAGTHNEGGTSEHRPDYIDVVDEEDDVPKGLVPLVVAPLRSYAGYPSASDVDVDRLVVCEIMWAFLDTNFMRTLAPRKYVDNLVVLFGSTMLLQNQRKLTGVVKRLIFNSIYAGHILADFGRRRPEYRNEYSLSSYTSYMRSDIFGLADIPNADFWCYAVKISTLELYVIDSMGKGVRNRKRIDNFVGENMAKFFSMLYNKPDGSIGPLSVKQANIPSQPNLYDCGVITLKAMKMWDGEDRYNGKSIPDYTNEKLSQIRKNYVKYWILDNDNSRLFDALDEYGLL, encoded by the exons ATGAAGGGAGGGCCCTCCAAGACGGACCCGAGCAATCCGTCCTCCTTCGGTTCGCCGGTGACAGCCGCTGCTCCAGAGGTGGTGTTGTTACCGCCTACGGGGACCATAGAGTCGTTGTCACTGTTCCAAGACGTGCCTGTGTCGGAGTGGCGGACCCTGTTCATTCGATTTTTGTACGTGGGAACTGGAGAATTATACAAT TGGCGCCTGCGTGTATCGATGAATTCGTCAACCATTATTGAAATGAATAGTTTACTGAAAGAGTCTCATGTAGAGCGCATTAGGATGACACTGTTTCACTG GAAATCTGAATATGTCGCAAACATGCCTTGTGCTGTTTTAGATGACTTAgatagtttgtgtttgtatgattgGGCGTCGTGTGTACATAACCACCTAGTTCAAAGCTTAAATAACTCAAAGAACAAGATTATGTCCGCACGAATGAAGAAGTCCCTCAATCTTAGTGGGAACGTGGCTGTGTTACAG TTACATCTTGATTGGTATGTAAGTCGAACGGATCGTCACAATGATGAACTTCGAATTGCATTGGGAATGGATGACATTGGGTTGTCCAAAGGTGAAGAATCAAAGGGTGAAGCATCGAGGATTGAGGAATCAGATGATGAAAGCACCGACACTGCTACGTGGCTGCAAGATGCTGTTGCGATTTTGAAGAAGACGAACTCTGAAATAGCGTCATTGCATGGCCACATTTCAAGGCTGACGAAGGAGTTAATGGACCTTCGTGAATTTCCAATGCAAAACGAAGAAGCTACATTTGGTGATCCTGGAGAAGGAGTTGGTGGAGGTGACGAAGATGTCGGGTTTggagatgatgaccatcctttAGGGGATGAAGAACCAGCAGCTGGGGATGAAGAAGCAGCAGGTACACATAACGAAGGTGGAACCTCCGAGCATCGTCCTGATTATATAGATgttgttgatgaagaagacgaTGTTCCTAAAGGATTGGTACCGCTGGTAGTTGCCCCTCTCCGTAGTTATGCTGGTTATCCTAGTGCCTCCGATGTCGACGTTGACCGATT AGTTGTGTGTGAGATAATGTGGGCGTTCTTGGACACAAATTTTATGCGGACTTTAGCACCGCGTAAATATGTTGATAACTTG GTGGTGTTATTTGGTTCAACGATGTTGTTGCAAAACCAGAGAAAGTTGACTGGTGTTGTGAAGAGGCTTATTTTCAATTCCATATATGCG GGCCATATTCTCGCTGACTTTGGAAGACGACGTCCCGAATATCGAAACGAGTACTCCCTTAGTAGTTACACGTCGTATATGAGGTCTGATATATTTGGTCTTGCAGACATTCCAAATGCTGACTTC TGGTGCTATGCAGTCAAAATTAGCACATTAGAACTATATGTCATTGACTCAATGGGGAAGGGTGTAAGAAATAGGAAACGAATTGACAATTTTGTG GGTGAAAACATGGCCAAATTCTTTTCCATGTTGTACAATAAACCGGATGGGAGTATAGGTCCTCTGTCCGTCAAACAAGCAAATATCCCATCCCAACCAAACTT ATATGATTGTGGAGTTATCACGTTAAAAGCCATGAAAATGTGGGATGGAGAGGATAGATACAATGGGAAAAGCATACCCGACTACACAAAT gagAAGTTGAGTCAAATAAGGAAGAACTATGTCAAATATTGGATCCTAGACAACGACAACAGTCGACTATTTGATGCCTTAGATGAATATGGGTTGTTGTAG